Proteins from a genomic interval of uncultured Desulfuromusa sp.:
- the ilvB gene encoding biosynthetic-type acetolactate synthase large subunit → MELTGSQILLESLKLEGVDTVFGYPGGAVINIYDDLFASSIKHVLTRHEQAAVHAADGYARCTGKVGVAIATSGPGATNTVTGIATAYMDSIPMVIISGQVPTPLIGNDAFQEADMCGITRPCTKHNFLVKDIRDLARTLKEAFYIARTGRPGPVLVDLPKDIQVSSHKFSYPDKVSLRGYKPTYSGNMRQIEKAAKMILEARKPVLYVGGGITLSGADDMLLKLAEQTQIPVTTTLMAMAAFPQRHPLALGMLGMHGTFYANMSVTECDLLIAVGSRFDDRVTGRIDSFAEKAKIIHVDIDPTSIGKNVGVDLPIVGDLKDVLGKLHGHLEKKTELVEDLIEATDDWRTMIDEWKVRHPMTYRSSKSVIKPQFVIQKISEMTDDDAIITTEVGQHQMWAAQFFTFRQPRTFLTSGGLGTMGFGLPSALGAQVAYPDRQVIDISGDGSFQMNSQELATLVQYQLPVKIVILNNNYLGMVRQWQQMFFEKRYSQTVMELPIDFIKLAEAYGATGLQATKVDEVEATIKQALETPGPVLMNFKISREENVLPMVPAGKAIHEMVLAS, encoded by the coding sequence CTGCTGACGGTTATGCACGTTGTACCGGTAAAGTCGGTGTTGCTATTGCAACCAGTGGCCCAGGTGCGACAAATACCGTTACCGGAATTGCAACGGCCTACATGGACTCAATTCCGATGGTTATCATCTCGGGGCAGGTTCCAACTCCACTTATTGGTAATGATGCCTTTCAAGAGGCTGATATGTGTGGCATTACCCGGCCCTGTACCAAGCACAACTTTTTGGTTAAAGATATCCGAGATCTGGCAAGAACACTAAAGGAAGCTTTTTATATTGCCAGAACGGGTCGGCCTGGCCCTGTTCTGGTGGATCTGCCCAAAGATATTCAAGTGAGCTCTCACAAATTCAGCTATCCCGATAAAGTGAGTCTGCGGGGTTATAAACCCACTTACAGCGGCAATATGCGTCAGATTGAAAAGGCTGCCAAAATGATTTTGGAGGCGCGTAAACCGGTCTTGTATGTCGGTGGTGGGATTACCCTGTCCGGTGCTGATGATATGTTGCTTAAGTTGGCAGAGCAGACCCAGATTCCTGTAACGACGACTTTAATGGCTATGGCGGCTTTCCCGCAACGACACCCTCTGGCTCTGGGGATGCTCGGCATGCACGGTACCTTTTATGCCAACATGTCGGTCACTGAATGCGATCTCTTGATTGCCGTCGGTTCCAGATTTGATGACCGGGTCACGGGAAGAATCGACAGTTTTGCTGAGAAAGCTAAAATTATTCATGTCGATATTGATCCGACTTCGATCGGCAAGAATGTCGGAGTCGATCTCCCTATTGTCGGAGATTTGAAAGATGTGCTGGGCAAGTTGCATGGTCACTTGGAGAAGAAAACCGAGTTGGTCGAAGACTTGATTGAGGCAACAGATGATTGGCGAACGATGATTGATGAGTGGAAGGTCCGGCATCCGATGACTTATCGTTCCTCAAAATCGGTCATTAAACCACAATTTGTCATTCAAAAAATCAGTGAAATGACCGATGACGATGCCATTATTACAACTGAAGTGGGTCAGCATCAGATGTGGGCGGCACAATTTTTTACTTTCAGACAACCAAGAACATTTTTGACTTCAGGCGGATTAGGAACGATGGGGTTTGGTCTTCCTTCTGCTTTGGGTGCTCAAGTTGCGTACCCTGATCGTCAAGTTATCGATATCTCCGGTGATGGCTCCTTCCAGATGAATTCTCAGGAACTGGCGACATTGGTGCAGTATCAGCTCCCGGTTAAAATTGTTATCCTTAACAATAATTATCTGGGAATGGTACGCCAATGGCAGCAGATGTTTTTTGAAAAGCGCTACAGCCAGACTGTTATGGAATTGCCAATTGACTTTATCAAGCTTGCTGAAGCTTATGGGGCAACAGGTTTACAGGCGACAAAGGTTGATGAAGTTGAAGCGACGATAAAGCAAGCTCTGGAAACACCAGGACCGGTTTTGATGAATTTCAAAATTTCAAGGGAAGAGAATGTTCTGCCTATGGTTCCTGCTGGAAAAGCAATCCATGAAATGGTTCTTGCTTCCTAG
- the ilvN gene encoding acetolactate synthase small subunit, translating to MKHTISVLVENEFGVLSRISGLFSGRGFNIESLSVAPTMDPDLSRMTLVTRGDDRILEQITKQLNKLISTIKVVDFTDGEYIERELALIKVSTDAESRAEALRIVDIFRAKVIDVTPKSYTIEITGAPAKINGILELLRPMGIKEVVRSGPVVIGRGAKGVVG from the coding sequence ATGAAACATACAATTTCTGTTCTGGTAGAGAATGAATTTGGTGTTCTTTCCAGAATTTCAGGATTATTTTCAGGGCGTGGCTTTAATATTGAAAGCCTCTCTGTTGCTCCAACGATGGACCCTGATCTTTCCCGTATGACTCTGGTGACACGGGGTGATGATCGTATTTTGGAGCAAATTACCAAGCAGTTAAATAAACTGATCTCTACGATAAAAGTTGTTGATTTTACGGATGGAGAATATATTGAACGGGAATTGGCTTTGATTAAGGTGTCAACGGATGCTGAATCCAGGGCTGAGGCTTTAAGAATTGTTGACATTTTCCGTGCAAAAGTTATCGACGTGACACCTAAATCCTATACGATTGAAATTACCGGGGCACCGGCAAAAATAAATGGTATTCTGGAGTTGTTACGCCCGATGGGAATTAAGGAAGTGGTGCGTTCGGGGCCAGTTGTTATTGGCCGTGGTGCCAAAGGGGTTGTAGGCTAA
- a CDS encoding phosphatidylserine decarboxylase family protein: MQNKNQPIAREGYPFIALFAFITLVFALLGWVTLTLLFLFLTLFSVYFFRNPERIVPAGENLVVAPADGKVIFVGDVQEDRYFKERVTKVSIFMSVFNVHVNRVPCDGKVVEMYYNKGQFLNASYDKASECNEQSGILLETEGGSRILFVQIAGLIARRIVTYPVIGDLLQQGARYGLIRFGSRVDIYFPENSNVTVLLGERTIAGETVLGTLS, encoded by the coding sequence ATGCAAAATAAAAATCAACCGATTGCTCGTGAAGGTTACCCGTTTATTGCGTTATTTGCTTTTATTACTCTGGTATTTGCCCTCTTGGGCTGGGTGACCCTGACGCTCTTGTTCCTGTTTCTGACCTTATTCAGCGTCTATTTTTTCCGTAATCCGGAGAGAATAGTCCCTGCTGGAGAGAATCTGGTTGTCGCCCCGGCGGATGGGAAAGTTATTTTTGTCGGTGATGTGCAGGAGGACCGGTATTTTAAAGAACGGGTGACTAAAGTCAGTATTTTTATGTCTGTTTTTAATGTTCACGTAAACCGGGTTCCCTGTGACGGAAAAGTTGTAGAAATGTACTATAACAAAGGTCAATTTCTGAACGCTTCGTATGACAAAGCGAGTGAGTGCAATGAACAATCAGGGATTCTTCTGGAAACAGAAGGTGGTTCACGAATTTTGTTTGTCCAGATTGCGGGGTTGATAGCAAGGCGAATTGTGACTTATCCTGTTATTGGTGATTTATTGCAACAGGGAGCGCGCTATGGATTGATCCGTTTTGGCTCCCGTGTTGATATTTACTTTCCTGAAAACTCTAACGTAACTGTCCTTCTTGGTGAGCGGACTATTGCCGGCGAGACAGTTCTGGGGACATTATCTTGA
- the pssA gene encoding CDP-diacylglycerol--serine O-phosphatidyltransferase, with product MTEDCLRSEKRENLRKGVYLLPNLITAGGIFAGFYVIIAATDGHYERAAWFILIAAIFDGLDGKVARLTGTSSKFGVELDSLADVISFGVAPGVLLYLWALRPFGKLGWLAAFLYVICGALRLARFNVQVSTVESRRFIGMPIPAAACIVATCVLLFYELGGTGTIKMVSMVLLVFLLAFLLVSNIEYISLKDPELFKRQPFVMLVVAIILLIVIVAKPQIMLFLIGMAYLLSGPIAFYLGWRKKRRENSAAVVEES from the coding sequence TTGACTGAAGATTGCTTAAGAAGTGAAAAGCGGGAAAATCTTCGTAAGGGAGTTTATCTCCTTCCCAACCTGATTACAGCAGGCGGTATATTTGCAGGATTCTACGTTATTATAGCGGCGACAGATGGTCATTATGAGCGTGCAGCGTGGTTTATTCTTATCGCGGCCATCTTTGACGGTCTGGATGGCAAGGTCGCTAGATTAACCGGAACCAGCAGCAAGTTCGGTGTCGAACTTGACTCCTTGGCTGACGTTATCTCCTTTGGAGTTGCTCCAGGTGTTCTCCTCTATCTTTGGGCGTTGAGACCGTTTGGTAAATTAGGTTGGCTGGCTGCCTTTTTGTACGTGATCTGCGGCGCTTTGAGGCTGGCACGTTTTAATGTTCAGGTTTCCACGGTGGAATCCCGGCGCTTTATTGGTATGCCGATTCCTGCAGCAGCTTGCATTGTTGCTACTTGCGTGTTGCTTTTTTATGAGTTAGGCGGGACTGGCACAATAAAAATGGTGTCCATGGTTTTGCTGGTTTTTTTGTTGGCTTTTCTGCTTGTCAGCAATATTGAATACATTTCCTTGAAAGATCCTGAACTTTTTAAACGGCAACCTTTTGTAATGCTGGTGGTTGCCATCATTCTATTGATTGTCATTGTTGCAAAGCCGCAAATAATGTTGTTTCTGATCGGCATGGCATATTTACTCTCCGGGCCAATTGCCTTTTATCTCGGCTGGAGAAAAAAACGTCGGGAGAACAGTGCTGCGGTCGTAGAAGAATCCTGA
- a CDS encoding 2-isopropylmalate synthase, which translates to MSQKENIIIFDTTLRDGEQSPGASMNIEEKVRIAHQLERLNVDVIEAGFPIASDGDYEAVKKIAQTIKKPQIAGLSRSSNMDIDRAWDALKYAGDRGRIHTFIATSDIHMKYKLKMSEQEVLDAAVAAVTRASGYTPNVEFSAEDAVRTKLPFLAKVIKAVIEAGATTVNIPDTVGYTIPSEYYDIISYLKKNVSNIEQAIISVHCHNDLGLAVANSLAAVQAGARQLECTINGIGERAGNCSLEEAVMTLRTRRDILPYTTNVVSEQITPASKLLSTITGIHVQPNKAIVGTNAFAHEAGIHQHGVMMDKSTYEIMTPESVGLNQNKLVLGKHSGRHAFIDRLNQLGYNLSREENQKAFVRFKTLADMKKEIFDEDLDAIVADEVLRVPEIYKLEQMNVSSGSFAAPTATVAMEINGKIKRAAVMGDGPVDATFKAIKKLSKSRATLLNFSVGAITGGTDAQGECSVRLRSAEGREVLGQGAHPDIIVASAKAYINALNNLAVAEKRSHTNI; encoded by the coding sequence ATGAGTCAAAAAGAAAACATTATTATTTTTGATACAACTTTGCGTGATGGCGAACAATCACCGGGCGCGAGTATGAATATTGAGGAAAAGGTGCGGATTGCCCATCAACTGGAACGCTTGAATGTTGATGTGATTGAAGCCGGTTTTCCTATTGCGTCGGATGGTGATTATGAGGCCGTTAAAAAAATTGCTCAGACCATAAAAAAACCACAGATAGCCGGCCTTTCACGGTCAAGCAATATGGATATTGACCGCGCTTGGGATGCATTGAAGTACGCAGGAGATCGTGGCCGGATTCATACCTTTATCGCGACCAGTGATATTCATATGAAATACAAGTTGAAGATGAGTGAACAGGAGGTTCTGGATGCTGCTGTTGCCGCTGTAACGAGGGCTTCCGGCTATACTCCTAATGTCGAATTTTCAGCTGAAGATGCTGTACGGACGAAACTGCCGTTTCTGGCAAAAGTGATTAAGGCGGTTATTGAAGCCGGGGCAACAACGGTGAATATCCCCGATACTGTCGGTTATACCATTCCGTCAGAATATTATGACATCATCAGTTATCTCAAAAAGAATGTCAGCAATATTGAGCAGGCTATTATTTCCGTCCACTGTCACAATGACCTCGGTCTCGCTGTTGCCAACTCTTTAGCTGCGGTTCAGGCCGGAGCACGCCAGTTGGAGTGTACTATCAACGGTATTGGTGAACGGGCAGGGAACTGTTCTCTTGAGGAAGCGGTGATGACGTTGCGGACGCGTCGCGATATTCTTCCCTACACGACCAATGTTGTGTCTGAACAGATTACCCCGGCGAGTAAGTTGCTTTCGACAATTACCGGAATCCATGTCCAGCCAAATAAAGCAATTGTGGGCACAAATGCCTTTGCCCATGAAGCTGGAATTCACCAGCATGGGGTGATGATGGATAAATCAACCTATGAAATCATGACTCCGGAATCAGTAGGTCTGAATCAGAATAAGCTGGTTCTTGGCAAGCATTCTGGTCGTCATGCGTTCATTGATCGTTTAAACCAGCTTGGCTACAATCTTTCTCGCGAGGAGAACCAAAAGGCTTTTGTCCGGTTTAAGACTCTTGCAGATATGAAAAAAGAAATCTTTGATGAAGATCTGGATGCCATTGTTGCTGACGAAGTTTTGCGGGTTCCGGAAATCTATAAATTGGAGCAGATGAATGTCAGCTCTGGTTCTTTTGCGGCTCCGACAGCAACAGTCGCTATGGAGATTAATGGCAAGATCAAGAGAGCCGCTGTGATGGGCGATGGACCCGTCGATGCGACATTTAAAGCGATCAAGAAACTTTCAAAGAGCAGGGCAACTCTTCTTAATTTCTCTGTCGGGGCGATAACGGGTGGTACTGATGCCCAGGGTGAGTGCAGTGTCCGGTTGCGTTCCGCTGAAGGGCGTGAAGTGCTGGGTCAGGGAGCCCATCCTGATATTATTGTCGCCAGTGCAAAAGCTTACATCAATGCCTTAAATAATCTGGCTGTTGCTGAAAAACGTTCTCACACCAATATCTGA
- a CDS encoding 3-isopropylmalate dehydratase large subunit — translation MGKTLAEKIFDRHLRDEPFPGTKVLSLDRVLCHEITTPVAIADLVWRGKDRVFDRNKLKVVIDHVTPSKDTKTATQAKILRDWARRHEIPDFFDVGRNGVCHAIFPEKGYIRPGFTVIMGDSHTCTHGAFGAFAAGVGTTDLEVGILKGVCAFREPATIRVNLNGALPKGVYAKDVILHVIAQLGVNGATDRVIEFRGVIVDQMSMEARMTLCNMAVEAGGTSGVCMPDMTTVEYLWEFIKDEFPTKEAALADYQQWVSDDDADYVGILNIDVSDLEPQVTYDYKPDCVKSMQEMHGTPVDQVYIGTCTNGRIEDLRQAAAILKGKTIADSVRGIVSPATPKVFSDALAEGIIQIFMDAGFCVTNPTCGACLGMSNGVLAEGEVAAATSNRNFNGRMGKGGMVHLMSPESAAATALTGVITDARTL, via the coding sequence ATGGGAAAAACATTAGCGGAAAAGATTTTTGACCGCCATCTGCGTGACGAACCATTTCCAGGAACGAAAGTTCTGAGCCTGGACAGGGTTCTCTGTCATGAAATTACAACGCCAGTGGCGATTGCTGACCTTGTTTGGAGGGGAAAAGACCGGGTTTTTGATCGGAATAAGCTTAAGGTTGTCATCGATCATGTGACGCCATCCAAAGATACCAAAACAGCGACTCAAGCTAAGATTTTGCGAGATTGGGCGCGTCGGCATGAAATCCCTGATTTCTTTGATGTCGGTCGTAATGGTGTTTGTCACGCAATTTTCCCCGAAAAAGGTTATATCCGGCCAGGCTTCACTGTCATTATGGGAGATAGCCATACCTGTACTCACGGTGCTTTCGGGGCCTTCGCCGCCGGAGTGGGAACAACTGATCTTGAAGTCGGGATTCTTAAAGGTGTCTGTGCCTTTCGCGAGCCGGCAACCATTCGGGTGAATCTGAATGGGGCTCTGCCAAAGGGTGTTTATGCTAAAGATGTCATCCTCCATGTCATTGCTCAGTTGGGCGTCAATGGCGCGACCGACAGGGTAATTGAATTTCGTGGGGTGATCGTTGATCAGATGAGTATGGAAGCACGGATGACTCTGTGTAATATGGCGGTTGAAGCTGGTGGAACGTCCGGTGTTTGTATGCCCGACATGACAACGGTTGAATATCTCTGGGAATTTATAAAAGATGAGTTCCCGACGAAAGAAGCGGCATTGGCTGATTATCAACAATGGGTCTCAGACGATGATGCTGATTATGTCGGCATTCTGAATATTGATGTCTCTGACCTTGAACCGCAAGTGACTTATGATTACAAACCGGATTGCGTCAAATCGATGCAGGAAATGCACGGGACGCCGGTTGATCAGGTCTATATCGGTACCTGTACCAACGGCCGGATTGAAGATCTACGTCAGGCAGCAGCAATCCTGAAGGGAAAGACAATAGCCGATTCTGTCCGTGGGATTGTCTCACCCGCAACGCCGAAAGTTTTTAGTGATGCTTTGGCGGAGGGAATTATTCAAATTTTTATGGATGCCGGTTTCTGTGTAACAAATCCGACCTGTGGTGCTTGTCTCGGCATGAGTAATGGTGTTCTTGCTGAAGGGGAAGTCGCTGCTGCAACCAGTAACCGTAACTTTAACGGTCGCATGGGGAAGGGCGGTATGGTGCATCTGATGAGCCCGGAATCGGCAGCAGCGACAGCTTTGACCGGTGTCATTACTGACGCCCGAACCCTTTAA
- a CDS encoding 3-isopropylmalate dehydratase small subunit, which yields MQKKFGGSAIFLDRSDINTDEIIPAKYLTEVTKEALTPYILEDLKLEGFDPKGDKLKKATVVVSRENFGCGSSREHAPWVFEVNDVHTVIAESYARIFRQNMFNGGMLAIELPKADVDQLMAMQQLGDVVVAVDLDDQSVTAKAGGEEKCFKFEISPFDKALVAAGGWVEFADARY from the coding sequence ATGCAGAAAAAATTTGGTGGATCGGCAATCTTTCTTGATCGATCTGATATCAACACGGATGAAATTATTCCCGCCAAGTACCTGACTGAAGTAACAAAAGAGGCATTGACTCCATATATCCTAGAAGATCTTAAATTGGAGGGTTTTGATCCTAAGGGAGATAAATTGAAAAAGGCCACAGTTGTTGTTTCCCGCGAGAACTTCGGTTGTGGATCATCCCGTGAGCATGCACCCTGGGTATTCGAAGTAAACGATGTTCACACCGTTATCGCTGAGAGCTATGCCCGGATTTTTCGTCAGAATATGTTCAACGGAGGTATGCTGGCAATTGAACTTCCAAAAGCGGATGTTGATCAATTAATGGCGATGCAACAACTGGGCGATGTCGTTGTCGCAGTTGACCTAGATGATCAATCAGTGACAGCTAAAGCTGGTGGCGAAGAGAAGTGCTTCAAATTTGAGATCAGTCCGTTTGACAAAGCGCTGGTTGCCGCTGGTGGTTGGGTTGAGTTTGCTGACGCACGTTATTAA
- a CDS encoding cache domain-containing protein, translated as MTQVSQSLIKSFYLRNLLSLLLAVFLIGSFWFISSYRQLVSTTELLKEKAIQQQRQNLKHRTLHVLNMIKHEQQLLQKHLYDEVRQRTNEAYTIVEEIYAYHKENGTTDQATAEIKRILKDIRDHRTRVEYFTLGLDDEREKIYSPASQNGTNFLNNDDIETHPIIEDMINIAREKKEGAYEYTWSKPNDPQGQYRKISYIKYFEPLNWVIGTSEYVDNIVSDLQERLIERIEKIKFDNGGYVFMADFKGVSLSFPAKGRNMYEVRDNNGLKIVQELIAIAKKGQGFLEYVMPPLSGERPEPKISYVAGVPEWNWYIGTGDFLADLDAEVSAMLKERKITLIQNMLVIFSTLILSLLLLSYCSHRFNKRIISSFDNFRDFFHHAADDAISLDLDKQKFIEFKQLALDANKMVDKGRQTESFLKSEELKFRTLFEHVSDYALILQYQETQPIIINVSESACHKHGYTREELVGKPITFLDSSAKDVLINSKYLKHLQQGKTVKFEVTHRKKDGSTFPVETTVRMVEIERESFLFAIERDMTEQKKVEQQQLEMEEQLRQRYKMEAVGIMAGGMAHNFNNSLAIVLGNLEMAQRKLSQPEKLENYLTNALNAVMNTRNLINQIMTYSRKGSYEKKPVQLSIVIEETLKLLHSTSPSTLNLSSAISEESKELKIYADSEQIQETLLNLYTNALHATDEKGEIQIALESVQLDQAELPEHLVRAPGVYAKLSIKDNGCGIPPTTLKKIFDPFFTTKDIGEGTGMGLSSVQGIIDQHAGFINVITSQGEGSTFELYFPAITNQSGISTRYSKKEKILKGSGKILFVDDEQKLIHIAEEMLIDLGYKVTSAISGKQALELILKDPEYFDLVITDQTMPEMTGKELAIEIQKVNRELPIILCTGYSSKITKDEITSFGISAFCLKPLRLSELSQVVSATLDKVRKSK; from the coding sequence ATGACACAAGTTTCTCAAAGTCTGATCAAAAGTTTCTATCTCCGTAACCTGCTCAGCCTTCTCCTCGCGGTGTTTCTCATAGGTTCATTCTGGTTTATCAGCAGCTATCGTCAGCTGGTCTCAACGACTGAACTTCTCAAAGAAAAAGCCATACAGCAACAACGGCAAAACCTTAAACATCGGACGCTACACGTCCTGAATATGATCAAACATGAACAACAGCTCTTACAGAAGCATCTTTATGATGAGGTCCGCCAAAGAACCAATGAAGCCTATACCATTGTCGAAGAAATTTACGCTTATCACAAAGAGAACGGAACCACGGATCAGGCCACAGCAGAGATAAAAAGGATTTTAAAAGATATCCGCGACCATAGGACGCGGGTTGAATATTTTACCCTGGGGCTTGATGACGAAAGAGAGAAAATCTATTCCCCTGCATCACAAAACGGAACAAACTTTCTCAATAATGATGATATCGAGACGCACCCTATTATTGAGGATATGATCAATATTGCCCGCGAAAAAAAAGAAGGAGCTTATGAATATACCTGGAGCAAACCAAATGACCCGCAGGGACAATACCGGAAAATTTCCTATATCAAATATTTTGAGCCCCTTAACTGGGTTATTGGCACCAGTGAATATGTCGATAACATTGTCAGTGATCTCCAAGAACGCCTGATTGAGCGCATTGAAAAAATAAAATTCGACAACGGCGGATATGTCTTTATGGCCGACTTTAAAGGAGTCAGCCTCTCTTTTCCAGCCAAAGGCCGGAATATGTATGAGGTCAGGGACAATAACGGCCTAAAAATTGTTCAGGAATTGATAGCAATCGCTAAAAAGGGTCAGGGCTTCCTTGAATATGTCATGCCCCCCCTGTCCGGAGAACGCCCTGAGCCCAAAATCAGCTATGTTGCCGGTGTCCCCGAATGGAATTGGTATATAGGTACTGGAGACTTTCTCGCAGACCTGGATGCTGAAGTTTCAGCAATGCTCAAAGAAAGAAAAATCACCTTGATTCAAAATATGTTAGTGATTTTTTCAACTCTTATATTGTCTTTACTATTGCTATCTTATTGTTCGCATAGATTTAATAAGCGCATCATTTCCAGTTTTGATAATTTTCGTGATTTTTTTCACCATGCGGCCGATGACGCAATTTCACTTGACCTTGACAAACAGAAATTCATTGAATTTAAACAACTGGCGCTTGATGCCAACAAAATGGTTGACAAGGGCCGGCAAACCGAAAGCTTTCTCAAATCCGAAGAGCTTAAATTCCGCACCCTGTTCGAGCATGTCTCTGACTATGCCCTTATCTTACAGTATCAGGAAACGCAGCCGATAATCATCAACGTCAGTGAGTCGGCCTGTCATAAACACGGCTATACTCGCGAAGAATTGGTCGGCAAACCGATTACCTTTCTTGATTCCTCTGCAAAAGATGTCTTAATCAATAGTAAATATTTGAAACATCTGCAACAAGGAAAAACTGTCAAGTTTGAAGTGACCCATCGGAAAAAAGATGGCAGTACATTTCCCGTTGAAACCACCGTTAGAATGGTTGAAATAGAAAGGGAATCTTTTCTATTTGCTATCGAACGAGACATGACGGAGCAAAAGAAAGTTGAACAACAGCAACTGGAGATGGAAGAACAATTACGTCAGAGATATAAAATGGAAGCCGTCGGGATTATGGCTGGAGGGATGGCACATAATTTCAATAATAGCCTGGCTATTGTTCTCGGTAATCTGGAGATGGCCCAGCGCAAGCTATCGCAGCCTGAAAAACTTGAAAATTACCTCACCAATGCCCTAAATGCTGTGATGAACACACGCAACCTCATCAATCAAATTATGACGTACAGTCGCAAAGGAAGTTATGAAAAAAAACCGGTACAACTTTCAATCGTCATCGAAGAAACCTTAAAGCTTCTCCATTCTACCAGCCCCTCGACTCTCAATCTCAGTTCTGCTATCTCCGAAGAAAGTAAAGAACTGAAAATTTATGCCGACAGTGAACAAATTCAGGAAACTCTTTTAAATCTTTATACCAATGCTTTGCATGCGACTGACGAAAAAGGAGAAATCCAGATCGCCTTGGAATCAGTGCAGCTTGATCAAGCTGAACTACCGGAGCACCTTGTTCGGGCGCCCGGAGTGTACGCAAAGCTATCAATAAAAGACAATGGCTGCGGAATACCACCAACGACTCTGAAGAAAATATTTGATCCTTTTTTTACCACGAAAGATATTGGTGAGGGAACGGGTATGGGCTTATCGTCTGTTCAGGGCATCATAGATCAACATGCTGGTTTCATTAACGTTATCACTTCACAAGGAGAAGGATCAACTTTTGAACTCTACTTCCCCGCGATAACAAACCAGTCCGGCATTTCCACAAGATACTCTAAAAAAGAAAAAATCTTGAAAGGTTCCGGAAAAATTCTTTTTGTTGACGACGAACAGAAACTCATCCACATCGCTGAAGAAATGCTCATCGATTTAGGTTATAAGGTCACCTCTGCCATAAGTGGCAAGCAAGCGCTGGAATTGATTCTGAAAGACCCGGAGTATTTTGATCTGGTCATAACAGATCAAACAATGCCCGAGATGACAGGAAAAGAATTAGCGATAGAGATCCAAAAAGTGAATCGGGAACTTCCCATAATTCTTTGCACCGGTTACAGCTCTAAAATCACAAAAGATGAAATCACAAGTTTCGGCATTTCAGCTTTTTGCCTCAAGCCACTTCGCCTAAGTGAACTTTCACAAGTTGTCAGCGCCACTCTGGATAAAGTCAGGAAATCAAAATAG